In Methylobacterium sp. FF17, a single genomic region encodes these proteins:
- a CDS encoding DUF4160 domain-containing protein has translation MPNFKEFDSFRLEVRSRDHNPPHFHIVGPDHHALVNIQTLQVIRGAFTRKMLAEAVTWAAENTEALMTEWRRLNERD, from the coding sequence ATGCCGAACTTCAAGGAATTTGACAGCTTCCGGCTAGAGGTGCGGTCCCGCGACCACAACCCACCGCACTTCCATATCGTCGGCCCGGATCACCACGCTCTCGTGAACATCCAGACGCTTCAGGTCATCCGGGGCGCCTTCACCCGGAAGATGCTGGCCGAGGCCGTAACCTGGGCGGCCGAGAACACCGAAGCCTTGATGACCGAGTGGAGACGCCTCAATGAGCGCGACTGA
- a CDS encoding DUF2442 domain-containing protein, whose amino-acid sequence MSATDTITVGEALPKLASVEPANGPFSVSVTWAAGSRVGRTDIVDLAPMIFTFKVFKPLRDNPELFRSVRVGDWGTSLVWPGNDDLDVGAESVEEMAEEVMTNSEFAAFLKRTGFTLDAAAAQLGIARRLVAYYAKDREIPRYIALACRQLEAERGVSEPSADNLLSDVPGLFGGVVYPAPALGPDEALFPAAVMQGLLGSARLPAPPPTLPGHGFLSCRTYGHVSGVASGIDPVTGWPVPAAGVIGSRLKSR is encoded by the coding sequence ATGAGCGCGACTGATACCATCACCGTTGGGGAAGCCCTGCCGAAGCTCGCCAGTGTCGAGCCGGCCAACGGGCCTTTCAGCGTGTCTGTCACCTGGGCTGCGGGCTCCCGCGTTGGGCGCACGGATATCGTGGACCTCGCCCCGATGATCTTCACGTTCAAGGTGTTCAAGCCGCTTCGAGATAACCCCGAGCTGTTCCGCTCGGTGAGGGTTGGCGATTGGGGCACGTCGCTGGTCTGGCCGGGCAACGATGACCTTGATGTGGGTGCGGAGAGTGTTGAGGAGATGGCCGAGGAGGTCATGACCAATTCGGAGTTCGCGGCCTTCCTGAAGCGTACCGGCTTCACGCTTGACGCTGCGGCGGCTCAACTCGGGATCGCTCGGCGGCTGGTGGCCTACTACGCCAAGGATCGGGAAATCCCGCGTTACATCGCGCTCGCCTGCCGTCAGTTGGAGGCGGAGCGCGGCGTCAGCGAGCCAAGTGCCGATAACCTTCTCTCAGACGTGCCGGGCCTCTTTGGCGGGGTAGTTTATCCTGCGCCAGCACTTGGTCCCGACGAGGCTCTTTTCCCGGCGGCGGTCATGCAGGGCCTGCTTGGCAGCGCACGCTTGCCCGCGCCGCCTCCGACGCTTCCGGGGCACGGTTTTCTTAGCTGCAGAACGTACGGGCATGTTTCGGGTGTGGCGTCAGGGATCGACCCGGTGACGGGCTGGCCTGTTCCGGCTGCTGGTGTGATCGGCAGCAGGCTGAAGTCTCGCTAG